A stretch of Chloroflexaceae bacterium DNA encodes these proteins:
- a CDS encoding 3-hydroxyacyl-CoA dehydrogenase NAD-binding domain-containing protein produces MKTICVVGAGYVGLATAVCFADLGNRVTGVEIDPHKLDLLRSGKTPIYEPGLQELLDRNMRAGRLSFTDDYAAALDGAELVFITVGTPMGPDGAADLS; encoded by the coding sequence ATGAAAACGATATGCGTTGTCGGCGCCGGTTATGTGGGCCTTGCCACAGCAGTCTGTTTTGCCGACCTGGGCAACCGGGTCACCGGCGTAGAGATCGATCCGCACAAGCTGGATCTGCTGCGAAGCGGGAAGACGCCGATCTACGAGCCGGGTTTGCAGGAGTTGCTGGACCGGAACATGCGCGCCGGGCGGCTGAGTTTTACCGATGACTACGCCGCGGCCCTCGACGGGGCCGAACTGGTCTTCATCACCGTCGGCACTCCCATGGGCCCCGACGGCGCCGCCGACCTCAGCCA